GCAGGATGACCTGCCCGCCCGTTGGCGCCAGCTCGCTCTGCAGGCGCAGCGCGGCGCTGACACCAACAACACCCGCTCCAATAACCACAACTGTCTTTGTCATCTGCCCCGCCTTCATAGCGATGGCGAGGCTCTCACCCCGCCACCTGACCGTCTTTACGCAAGGGTATAGGCGGTTTTGACCTTGGTATAGAACTCTTTCGCATGGCTGCCCTGTTCACGGGCACCAAAGCTGGACCCCTTCGTGCCGCCGAAGGGCACGTGATAGTCAACCCCCGCAGTGGGCAGGTTCACCATCGCCATGCCGGCCTCGGCATGTGCCTTGAAATGCGTGGCATATTTCAGAGATCCAGTGCAAATCCCCGCACTGAGACCGAAAGGCGTGTCATTGGCCACCACCAGGGCCTCGTCATAGTCCGCCACGCGAATCACCGAAGCGAGCGGACCAAAGACTTCCTCCTGATTGATCCGCATATCATTCGACGTTTCAGTGACAAGCGCGGGCGCCAGATAGAACCCCTTCGTACTGCGCTGAAGCGTCTGACCACCAAGCACCTGCCCGCCCTCGCTGGCGGCTACGTCGAGATAGTAGAGATCCTTCTCCAACTGCCGCTCATCCACAACCGGGCCGATCTGAGTGCTGTCGTCCAGAGCGTTGCCAACCCGCAGGCCCGTCATCCGCTCCCCAAGCGCCGCAACAAACCGGTCGTGAATTCCCTCGGTCACAATCAAACGCGAGGATGCGGTACAGCGCTGACCCGTGGAGAAAAACGCACCGTTGAGGCTGGCGTCCACCGCCGTCTCCAGATCTGCGTCATCCAACACCACCATCGGGTTCTTACCACCCATCTCCAACTGTAGCTTCTTGCGCTGCGCCCCACAGGCCGCCGCGATGGCGCTGCCGGTTTCAACCGAACCGGTGAAAGATATGGCATCCACATGACGGCTTTGCACCAGCGTCTGACCAACCGTGCTGCCTGTGCCGAACACAATGTTGAATACACCCTCCGGCAAACCCGAGCGACTGATGATCTCCGCCAGAGCATGGGCGCATCCCGGCGTCAACTCAGCCGGTTTCAGGACGACGGCATTGCCGTAGGCCAGGGCCGGCGCGATCTTCCAAGCGGGAATGGCGATGGGAAAGTTCCACGGGGTGATCAGGCCGACCACGCCCACTGGAGAACGCGTCACCTCGACACCGACACCGGGCCGCACTGACCCAAGGATTTCCCCCGCCTGCCGCAGGGTTTCACCTGCAAAGAACTTGAAGATCTGCCCGGCCCGCGCGGCCTCACCAATCCCTTCGGGCAGGGTCTTACCCTCCTCGCGAGAGAGCAGCTTTCCCAGCTCAGCCTTGCGGGCCAAAATTTCGGTTCCGATGGCGTCCAGCACATCAAATCGTTGTTGCGGTGTGCTGGACGCCCATCCCGGGGCAGCGTCGCGGGCAGCAGCAATCGCGCGTTCCATATCCTCCGCCGGGCTATTGGCGGCGTATCCCAACACGTCCTGCGTATCGGAGGGATTGATATTTGCGGCGGCGGCAACGGTCTCTGACCAGTCGCCTGCGATCAGGTTCTTGTATTCCATCAGTATACCTCTTGGCTGGTGATCCCCGCCCGGTAAGGGTCGGCAGGATCAAAGTTCAAAACAGTGTCGCCGGTCACAAAGGCCGTGCCGGTTATCGTCGCAATCACGCCTCCGGTAGGGCCTGGGCGATAGTGCAGCGCATAGGTGCTGCTGATCACGCTCTCCTGTATCCAGGTCACACCCGGCGCGAGGTCCCCGTCTGCTGCCAGACAGGCCAGCTTTGCCGCAGACCCGGTGCCGCAGGGGGAGCGGTCGTAAGCCGTGCCGGGGCAGAGAACAAAGTTGCGCGCATGGCCGATGCTGGTCAGGGGTGGTCCGACAAATTCGATGTGATCAATCATGGCCCCATCGCGGCCGGTGATCCCCTGCTCGGCCAAGGCTTGCCGTAAGGCCACAGCGCTGGTGGTCAGCCGGTCGACATGCGCCAGCGTTAACGGTGCCGGGACATCAGAAGTCAGAAAGAACCAATTGCCGCCCCAGGCGATATCACCGGAGATCCGTCCCTGCCC
The nucleotide sequence above comes from Phaeobacter inhibens DSM 16374. Encoded proteins:
- a CDS encoding aldehyde dehydrogenase family protein gives rise to the protein MEYKNLIAGDWSETVAAAANINPSDTQDVLGYAANSPAEDMERAIAAARDAAPGWASSTPQQRFDVLDAIGTEILARKAELGKLLSREEGKTLPEGIGEAARAGQIFKFFAGETLRQAGEILGSVRPGVGVEVTRSPVGVVGLITPWNFPIAIPAWKIAPALAYGNAVVLKPAELTPGCAHALAEIISRSGLPEGVFNIVFGTGSTVGQTLVQSRHVDAISFTGSVETGSAIAAACGAQRKKLQLEMGGKNPMVVLDDADLETAVDASLNGAFFSTGQRCTASSRLIVTEGIHDRFVAALGERMTGLRVGNALDDSTQIGPVVDERQLEKDLYYLDVAASEGGQVLGGQTLQRSTKGFYLAPALVTETSNDMRINQEEVFGPLASVIRVADYDEALVVANDTPFGLSAGICTGSLKYATHFKAHAEAGMAMVNLPTAGVDYHVPFGGTKGSSFGAREQGSHAKEFYTKVKTAYTLA
- a CDS encoding proline racemase family protein, with protein sequence MRVIDSHTGGEPTRLILSGGPDLGDGSLTDRAHRLFRDHRDFCSAVLSEPRGHDAMVGALLVPPTDPIAAAAVIYFNPIGPLGMCGHATIGAAASLHHLGRLDLGRHHIETPVGTVGVHLQTANRAAVENVESDRYRAGVAVEVPGQGRISGDIAWGGNWFFLTSDVPAPLTLAHVDRLTTSAVALRQALAEQGITGRDGAMIDHIEFVGPPLTSIGHARNFVLCPGTAYDRSPCGTGSAAKLACLAADGDLAPGVTWIQESVISSTYALHYRPGPTGGVIATITGTAFVTGDTVLNFDPADPYRAGITSQEVY